In a genomic window of Muntiacus reevesi chromosome 1, mMunRee1.1, whole genome shotgun sequence:
- the CHKB gene encoding choline/ethanolamine kinase isoform X1, producing the protein MAAEGTDVVGGGPLGGCLTKDSLMQAKCPDAAPSRRRGSARSRDAERRAYQWCREYLGGAWRQARPEELRVDPVSGGLSNLLFRCSLPDHLPSVGEEPREVLLRLYGAILQGVDSLVLESVMFAILAERSLGPQLYGVFPEGRLEQYIPSRPLKTHELRDPVLSAAIAAKMAKFHGMEMPFTKEPHWLFGTMERYLKQIQDLPPTGLPQMNLLEMYSLKDEMGNLRKLLDTTPSPVVFCHNDIQEGNILLLSEPKSTDSLMLVDFEYSSYNYRGFDIGNHFCEWVYDYTHEEWPFYKAQPANYPTQGQQLHFIRHYLAEVKKDETVSQEEQRKLEADLLVEANRYALASHFFWGLWSILQASMSTIEFGYLVSNPGVRAVSVPVLLPAEGPADQLPPLILTPLPTPCISPGASRAGPWREGHRGGPGDWAEPH; encoded by the exons ATGGCGGCCGAGGGGACCGATGTGGTCGGAGGCGGGCCTCTCGGAGGCTGCCTGACCAAGGACAGCTTGATGCAGGCTAAGTGCCCCGACGCGGCCCCAAGCCGGCGGCGCGGCTCGGCGCGCTCACGAGACGCCGAGCGCCGCGCCTACCAGTGGTGCAGAGAGTACTTGGGCGGGGCCTGGCGCCAGGCGCGGCCGGAGGAGCTGAGGGTTGACCCCGTGAG CGGAGGCCTCAGCAACCTGCTCTTCCGCTGTTCGCTGCCGGACCACCTGCCCAGCGTTGGCGAGGAGCCCCGGGAGGTGCTACTGCGGCTATATGGGGCCATCCTGCAG GGCGTGGACTCTTTGGTCCTTGAGAGTGTGATGTTCGCCATACTTGCAGAGCGGTCGCTGGGGCCCCAGCTCTATGGAGTCTTTCCAGAGGGCCGGCTGGAACAGTACATCCCA AGCCGGCCACTGAAGACACATGAGCTTCGAGATCCAGTGTTGTCTGCAGCCATTGCCGCGAAGATGGCAAAGTTCCACGGCATGGAGATGCCTTTCACTAAGGAGCCCCACTGGCTATTTGGGACCATGGAGCG GTACTTAAAGCAGATCCAGGACCTGCCCCCCACCGGCCTTCCCCAAATGAACCTGCTGGAGATGTACAGCTTGAAGGATGAGATGGGCAACCTCAG GAAGCTGCTAGACACTACCCCATCACCAGTGGTCTTTTGCCACAATGATATCCAAGAAG GGAACATCTTACTGCTCTCAGAACCTAAAAGCACTGACAGCCTCATGCTGGTGGACTTCGAGTACAGCAGTTACAACTACCG GGGCTTTGACATTGGGAACCATTTTTGTGAGTGGGTTTACGATTATACTCACGAGGAGTGGCCTTTCTACAAAGCACAGCCTGCAAACTACCCCACTCAGGGACAGCAG CTCCATTTTATTCGCCACTACCTGGCAGAGGTAAAGAAAGATGAGACCGTCTCCCAAGAGGAGCAGAGGAAACTGGAAGCAGATTTGCTGGTGGAAGCTAATCG GTATGCCCTGGCATCTCATTTCTTTTGGGGTCTCTGGTCCATTCTTCAGGCATCCATGTCCACTATAGAATTTGGCTACTTGGTAAGTAACCCAG GAGTACGCGCAGTCTCGGTTCCAGTTCTACTTCCAGCAGAAGGGCCAGCTGACCAGCTTCCACCCCTCATCCTGACTCCACTTCCGACTCCTTGCATTTCTCCTGGCGCCTCCAGGGCAGGACCTTGGAGGGAGGGGCACAGGGGAGGCCCTGGGGACTGGGCTGAGCCCCACTGA
- the CHKB gene encoding choline/ethanolamine kinase isoform X3 translates to MESFQRAGWNSTSQYEPGPDLPEAPPSPPPTPFLVSAFTSLTPGSWVQSRPLKTHELRDPVLSAAIAAKMAKFHGMEMPFTKEPHWLFGTMERYLKQIQDLPPTGLPQMNLLEMYSLKDEMGNLRKLLDTTPSPVVFCHNDIQEGNILLLSEPKSTDSLMLVDFEYSSYNYRGFDIGNHFCEWVYDYTHEEWPFYKAQPANYPTQGQQLHFIRHYLAEVKKDETVSQEEQRKLEADLLVEANRYALASHFFWGLWSILQASMSTIEFGYLVSNPGVRAVSVPVLLPAEGPADQLPPLILTPLPTPCISPGASRAGPWREGHRGGPGDWAEPH, encoded by the exons ATGGAGTCTTTCCAGAGGGCCGGCTGGAACAGTACATCCCAGTACGAGCCCGGCCCTGACCTACCCGAAGCacctccttcccccccccccacccccttcctagTGTCTGCCTTCACATCCCTCACCCCAG GTTCCTGGGTGCAGAGCCGGCCACTGAAGACACATGAGCTTCGAGATCCAGTGTTGTCTGCAGCCATTGCCGCGAAGATGGCAAAGTTCCACGGCATGGAGATGCCTTTCACTAAGGAGCCCCACTGGCTATTTGGGACCATGGAGCG GTACTTAAAGCAGATCCAGGACCTGCCCCCCACCGGCCTTCCCCAAATGAACCTGCTGGAGATGTACAGCTTGAAGGATGAGATGGGCAACCTCAG GAAGCTGCTAGACACTACCCCATCACCAGTGGTCTTTTGCCACAATGATATCCAAGAAG GGAACATCTTACTGCTCTCAGAACCTAAAAGCACTGACAGCCTCATGCTGGTGGACTTCGAGTACAGCAGTTACAACTACCG GGGCTTTGACATTGGGAACCATTTTTGTGAGTGGGTTTACGATTATACTCACGAGGAGTGGCCTTTCTACAAAGCACAGCCTGCAAACTACCCCACTCAGGGACAGCAG CTCCATTTTATTCGCCACTACCTGGCAGAGGTAAAGAAAGATGAGACCGTCTCCCAAGAGGAGCAGAGGAAACTGGAAGCAGATTTGCTGGTGGAAGCTAATCG GTATGCCCTGGCATCTCATTTCTTTTGGGGTCTCTGGTCCATTCTTCAGGCATCCATGTCCACTATAGAATTTGGCTACTTGGTAAGTAACCCAG GAGTACGCGCAGTCTCGGTTCCAGTTCTACTTCCAGCAGAAGGGCCAGCTGACCAGCTTCCACCCCTCATCCTGACTCCACTTCCGACTCCTTGCATTTCTCCTGGCGCCTCCAGGGCAGGACCTTGGAGGGAGGGGCACAGGGGAGGCCCTGGGGACTGGGCTGAGCCCCACTGA
- the CHKB gene encoding choline/ethanolamine kinase isoform X2, with product MAAEGTDVVGGGPLGGCLTKDSLMQAKCPDAAPSRRRGSARSRDAERRAYQWCREYLGGAWRQARPEELRVDPVSGGLSNLLFRCSLPDHLPSVGEEPREVLLRLYGAILQGVDSLVLESVMFAILAERSLGPQLYGVFPEGRLEQYIPSRPLKTHELRDPVLSAAIAAKMAKFHGMEMPFTKEPHWLFGTMERYLKQIQDLPPTGLPQMNLLEMYSLKDEMGNLRKLLDTTPSPVVFCHNDIQEGNILLLSEPKSTDSLMLVDFEYSSYNYRGFDIGNHFCEWVYDYTHEEWPFYKAQPANYPTQGQQLHFIRHYLAEVKKDETVSQEEQRKLEADLLVEANRYALASHFFWGLWSILQASMSTIEFGYLEYAQSRFQFYFQQKGQLTSFHPSS from the exons ATGGCGGCCGAGGGGACCGATGTGGTCGGAGGCGGGCCTCTCGGAGGCTGCCTGACCAAGGACAGCTTGATGCAGGCTAAGTGCCCCGACGCGGCCCCAAGCCGGCGGCGCGGCTCGGCGCGCTCACGAGACGCCGAGCGCCGCGCCTACCAGTGGTGCAGAGAGTACTTGGGCGGGGCCTGGCGCCAGGCGCGGCCGGAGGAGCTGAGGGTTGACCCCGTGAG CGGAGGCCTCAGCAACCTGCTCTTCCGCTGTTCGCTGCCGGACCACCTGCCCAGCGTTGGCGAGGAGCCCCGGGAGGTGCTACTGCGGCTATATGGGGCCATCCTGCAG GGCGTGGACTCTTTGGTCCTTGAGAGTGTGATGTTCGCCATACTTGCAGAGCGGTCGCTGGGGCCCCAGCTCTATGGAGTCTTTCCAGAGGGCCGGCTGGAACAGTACATCCCA AGCCGGCCACTGAAGACACATGAGCTTCGAGATCCAGTGTTGTCTGCAGCCATTGCCGCGAAGATGGCAAAGTTCCACGGCATGGAGATGCCTTTCACTAAGGAGCCCCACTGGCTATTTGGGACCATGGAGCG GTACTTAAAGCAGATCCAGGACCTGCCCCCCACCGGCCTTCCCCAAATGAACCTGCTGGAGATGTACAGCTTGAAGGATGAGATGGGCAACCTCAG GAAGCTGCTAGACACTACCCCATCACCAGTGGTCTTTTGCCACAATGATATCCAAGAAG GGAACATCTTACTGCTCTCAGAACCTAAAAGCACTGACAGCCTCATGCTGGTGGACTTCGAGTACAGCAGTTACAACTACCG GGGCTTTGACATTGGGAACCATTTTTGTGAGTGGGTTTACGATTATACTCACGAGGAGTGGCCTTTCTACAAAGCACAGCCTGCAAACTACCCCACTCAGGGACAGCAG CTCCATTTTATTCGCCACTACCTGGCAGAGGTAAAGAAAGATGAGACCGTCTCCCAAGAGGAGCAGAGGAAACTGGAAGCAGATTTGCTGGTGGAAGCTAATCG GTATGCCCTGGCATCTCATTTCTTTTGGGGTCTCTGGTCCATTCTTCAGGCATCCATGTCCACTATAGAATTTGGCTACTTG GAGTACGCGCAGTCTCGGTTCCAGTTCTACTTCCAGCAGAAGGGCCAGCTGACCAGCTTCCACCCCTCATCCTGA